The Metarhizium brunneum chromosome 3, complete sequence DNA window AGAGAGTTGAAAATTCGTCTCTTACAACTCATATCTTTATTCCTTCTTGCCATCTCTCGTCGTACACCTAAAAAAACCACCCTGCGCAACTTCAATTACTGCGCATACAATGTGGAAATTCCGAGGCGAGGGATTTCAGCCAAGAACAGGAGAGCGTTATTTTACTCCAGCCATATGTAATGCCGACTTATACCTTCACTCGATATCGATGACAAGGTTTAGGTTAGGATGATTCATCTCGGATAAGCGCCACAATCATGCTGTACAGGTAAAAGAAGAACATAACAAGGTGAAAAGCCAACTTGGCGAACGACTCCTGTTTGTGCCGATTGTTAGTATTAAAGTCAGAGGGCATTCAAAATTAATGATACGAACCTTCTTGTGAATGTTCAGCTTCCGGAAGATTTCTGTAGCGTCCAACAAATGGGTGTTATCAACAATCCTGCGTAGTTTGTTAGCCGGCAAAACCCCACGCGTTACACAATCCAGAAGTCTCACTTTTTGGCATTCCAGGCAAGCAGGGGCAAGTTTAGGATAAGTGCCAGCCAATAGCCATTGATAAGGAACAGAAAAGTCAAAAATCCATGTACGGCAGCTTCGGGAATAATATAGGCGTTTAAGCGGTTGCAGAGCTCGATTGGGTTGATGTAATCACTTTGATGTTTGTCAGTCTACATTACGCCAAAATTGATAATAGCTTTCAAACGATATCGCCAGTGCTCTGACTCGTCAACGTGAAAGTGGGAGATGATCGCAACATACCATTCCAGATCGCTATACATGATAGTGAAGAAGACCTGGAGGAAAAGGTTGACCGCGTTGATCAACACAGCCAGCAGGTACAGCCAAGCCTCTCCGGACATCATGACGGCACTTGGGGCTTAGATAGGGGCTGAACTTTGTATACAGAGAACAGCGTAGGCTGCGAGCGCAAATACCGGCGTCTAATTTTGCTGTATGAATCGTGCCACGAAGGATTGGATCGGGGTGGGAAAGGGGACAGCGCAGGAGCAAATGCTAGATACTGAAATAGCCTGGCGTGCGGACACGTTAGATGCTGAAAAGGAGTGCCTGAAGAACTTTCTGAGCTTCGGAGCCGAGAAAGAAGCAGTTTTGCCGGCGCAGCGAATGGTTGAGGAAGCTGGGGTCGCGAGAAAGGAGTTTGCGTTATGCGAGAATTTGTTGTGGAACGGGCGGGTTGAGGTCCATCACTGTGAAGGCGTGGGTTGTTAGCGACGGCTGGTGGCGGGTGAGCGCCAATTTGGCAATTTGCAGCTTGTCCCCGAGGCTGTCTTCGTGGGTGGCGGGAGCCGCGTGGTCTGTGCTTCAAACCATACATACGTGCCCAAGCATGCTGAAATCGGTGGCGGGCGTCAAGCTgccaactacggagtacccaggTCAAGTTTTGCTGGTTCAAGGTGATCAATCACGGACATGGAGTGGAGCTTTCGGATGAGTGGGAGCTGTCGCCCGGCCCGTCCTTTAGGCCGCTATGCCTGATGACACTGGAATCCGACGATCGGTCACTCGTTTTAACGTTACGTTATTGTACTTGGTCCACTGCAACCAAGGCCTGCATTGGTATGGATAtacttcatggagcagacaAGCGCTAACTCTTCAGTACTTTGAGCGCCCAGGCATGTAAACCACCTGTGTACATCTCAATCGAGGCGTATCACTGCTCTCTGGCACCCAGAACAACGATTATTGCGTAGAAGCCCCATTCCCGGAGGAGAGACTGCAGTAATACCGCACCCTAGCCGCCATAACCGTCTCATCGCTTGCCCCGAGCAAACACAAGCAACGAGACTAGTAGGAAACCCATTATTTAATACCTGCCACCACAGTTCTCAAGCTGTAGCATAAAGCGCCTAAAGCTCCTTCCCACCGGTTGGTCCATTGGGTGTCAAGTACAAGTACAAGTTTACATGAGCTTCTGTCTTCAGAAGATTCCAATACTTCATGCTAACCAGCATCCTCGAGCAAGCACAGAAATCCTCAACACCTATGTAATATCAGGAGACCGTGTCTTACTTTTGTCAAGCATCCGCAGCCTTCCCATTTGATACTTCTGGCATTGGCATGGGCAATGCACCACCAGGCGAGTCatccctcctcgccgtcaaTATCTCAACTCCATCTTCCGTAACCAAGAGAGTGTGCTCTAGAAAAGCAATTAGTCGAAACGAACAGTCGAGTCGAATATATGTGCATACCGAATTGAGCAGTTCGTTTCCCATCGATGGTCGTGCTGGTCCAATTGTCCGGCCAAGTTATATCACGATACTTGCCGAGCGCAATCATCGGTTCAATGGTAAAGGTCATGCCGGGTTTACATtcgccaatggccttgttTTTGGCATAGTGAGGCACATTAGGGGCACAGTGGAAAAGCTTGTTAATGCCGTGTCCGCAGTAGGTCCTAATGACGCTGcaatttttctttttcgcATGCTTTTCGATAATGTTG harbors:
- the ERV14 gene encoding ER-derived vesicles protein ERV14 — encoded protein: MSGEAWLYLLAVLINAVNLFLQVFFTIMYSDLECDYINPIELCNRLNAYIIPEAAVHGFLTFLFLINGYWLALILNLPLLAWNAKKIVDNTHLLDATEIFRKLNIHKKESFAKLAFHLVMFFFYLYSMIVALIRDESS